Within Chaetodon auriga isolate fChaAug3 chromosome 7, fChaAug3.hap1, whole genome shotgun sequence, the genomic segment CTGAACGCACCATCGCTGACCACATCCTGAGCAGACATTGTGAGTGTTTGGCTCATGGGCACGTCAGCAGTGACCTGCAGGACTCACCCGATGTCATCGCGGTACACCCTGGAGATCAACACCTCCCCCTTGTGGTTGTAGATGAAGAGTCCTCCGATCATGGCCGATgcccatcagtcagtcagagctgaTCATAACAaaaagtcactgcagcacagtgaggaagaggaggattagtatcattattattattaactttAATACAACTGGTGGTGAAAAGTAAAGTGTAAACCTCCTTGCTGTCAGAAACCAATGTATGAATATAAAATCTAGTCTATGATCTGCTGACTGCATGAGAGGGCATATGAGAGATGATGCAAGCAATAAATCAAAGCTAGCCACTGCAGCTAACCTGCATCTGCTAACTACATGAACTCTGTGCTGCTTGTTAGTTAGCCAATGCAGCTAACGTCTATGTGCTAACTAAGTGAACTTTGTGAGGCTCATTAGTTAGCCACTGCGGCTAAGCTGTATCTGCTAAGTGACCTTTGTTACAATGCTATAATTCCATATTGTGTCGATATTCCATCAGTTTCTTCACTTTACCCCAGTTATCCAGACTGAGTAAAGTGTGCAGAGTAAAAACAGTATTTgaacagcttcctcctctgaggaGAGTAATTGTACCTTAATGTGTactgtcattttctgtctggTTTAGCAACATTGTTCAGGAATCGGTATTGAAATCAGATGTCCGTATCGGTATCGCATATTTTTGAACAATACATGTTCCTCCAGTCTGAGCTCACGTTTCACATGAGATTTTAGAAGTGATCACCACTGACTTCAAACGATTTGTCCCTCTGCTAGCTAGCACGTTAGCTTAGCTGCACcatagaaaaagagaaatgccAACCACAGTCAACAACTAGAAAATATATGTGTGGAAGCTAACGTTACTCTCCAGCCGTGAATAATGTTATAGCTTCGGGCTATCAACGCTGATCGACAAACGCATTCCAATCTCCATTTAAAAAATCTGACGTTTTAAAGTATTTTCATATGGCTCGACTCAGCTACACATATATACCGTCAAGCCAACGAGTACAAGGGAAATATAGATTATTTTAGTACTTTCGGCATACAAACGAACAAAAAAGCAGTAGTTATTCTGATGaaaatttaaaattttaaaCGTGAACAGCACTATCCTAGTGACTGATGTGACAGCCAGGTCACGTACATTAAGAtgtaactaaaaaaaaaaaaaacgacagtTATCGATTGAATAGTAAGATTGACAATAATGTTTAACGTAGCTGCTGTTTGTATGTGCCGAAATTAAAGGAAGTCCTCATTGACTTATAATCGATATTACATCACGATGTGCAAACAACGTTCCGGTACTGATAAGCAATACATGATTGAAAATGAGGATTTTCAAAGGCTGTTCGTAGACGACGACTAGCTATTAGCAACAGCAGCTAACGTTACCGCAGCAGTCGGACTGTGATGACTCCGCCGCACTTCGCCgctgctgcagtgcagacagaccgacagacaggcagacagacagacagacagacagacagccggGCGATGCTGTTAAGTGTCCTCCATGTCCTTACCCGCTCCGCAGAGATGCTGGTCTGTCTCCGGGCTGCCTCACTGAGAACCACCCCGGCCCTGCCGTCACTCCATCGGCACTTTTGACCGTGAAAACCAGACTCTCCCGTCTCCTCCGGTCGGAGGCAAGATGTCGGCGGCAGGAGCGGACCGTCAGCTGACTGTAACCCGGCCCGGCCGCGTCCCGTTCTGAACAGCCAACCTCCTCCGCCCAGACTCCTCCTGCCACACTAAGCGTACCCGAACCTTCCACAGATACTTATTTTAACTGGTTTAACTCGGCCGTGTTGGTATGAGTCACACACGGAGAGACCACCGGTTACCACTCTTCCGCTCTGAGCGCTCACGGTGATCGAGGCGGCAGGTAAGCGGATGAGGACgcgtccctccctcctccctgtctgGAGAAAGGAGGCAGGGAGATCCGCATATGAATAATGATCATTAACGCGCAGCAGGCCTCGTTCACGCAGACCCGAGCTGCTGTCTCTCACTCACTGAGACCAGGATCTGATGGAGGGCCACAGGATCCGGAACCCATGTGTCAGATCTGAACGTTTAGGGCGCCAGAAGTCCAGGAGGCCCGAAAGCTACAGAAGGAGTCATGATTCGGGTCTTTAGAGTGACCCTGCTTTACTACCTGATGTGTCAAAATCTATTTTGATACGTTCACTAATTCACTCATTCAGTTTAGTGCGTTTACGATGCAGCTCCGtaattcatgtgttcatcagatCAGCAGCTTGTGTGCAGAGGGGTGAAGGGAGCCTGATCTCACAGGAAACTCGTGCGTTTTCTGTcaaaagaaatgctgtttttctctctcctggcCTGAATGAACGTGGACGTTAGCGAGACAAACCTTCACTGGAAAGTCTGGGCCAAAATCTAAAAGAACCCACATTTGTGAAAGCCAGCCTCTGAAACCTAACCTGCacgaagaaaaacacaaagtcacGTTGTTTTCCTGAGGTCCAGAAGCCTGAGCTCAGTCCTCCACGTTCAGTcaaacatgctgacattaatTTCATGTCTTTGTTCTGAGCTGAGACAAATATTCAACATGTGAAGTTTGTTGAACacctttttaatgttttcatttgaaaacgCCTCAGGGTGACGACAGACGGGCAAAATAAAACTATGctcataaataaaaacaatcatctCTATCATCAGACTTCCTCCATCGCAGGCAAATATctcatatttacatacatgaaTATACATGATTGGCGTGTGCTCTGGGGGTTCACATCAGGTGAAGAAGACAATGATTAGATGAGCAGGTACAAATAGTTCTTGGACCCACTGAGACCTGAATCCTGCCGACAAACCGGGCTCAGCAGAAACCGCTTGAACAAGCAGCAGACTCATTGTCCACCTTCAGTGTCAGAAGCCTGAACAGTGGACGTCCATCTTATCCAGGTCTTTGTCCCCCTCCTCGACAGCCACAGGTGTCTCCAGGTCCATCTCCTGACAggatgtgacatcatcatcacaggGTCACATGACATCCACAAAGAAATCACTGGGGTTTCCCATGGCCAGGCAGAAGGACTGTCGGGAAGCAGAAAGGTCGTGATGCTGACCTCGCGGTGGGGAAGGGGCCGGCAGGGGGTCCTTTGAGTCTTGGAGACCAGAGAAGAAGGTCGGGGGTCGCCGGGTGCCGTCGTCAGCGGGGGACTCGGCCACCAGCTGTTTGTCAGGCAGAgcgctcacttcctgtttgctggaGTCTGATtggctccctcctcctccctccttctgacCGTCGCTGCAGTTTGAGCCGCTGCTTCCTGCGAACACAATCCGTCACGCTTGGCTGTTACACAACCGACCACATGGTGGCGCTTAAGTCTGGAGGCTCCTGTGCACCAAGCATGAAGCCCTTTGTCACCACACAGTTATATTATGGGATGATGGAAACTTCAGCAGAAGGCAACCAATCGCAGAagagcagtgaaacagaaaaacaaacgtCTGAGTTCAGGAAACGTTTTGTGACGACTGAATGAAACGAAggagaaaaggtgaaaacagtcaaagaaaGAAACTATGGGATGGCTGATACGTGGCCACACGGGGGCGCTCACCTTTATGGTTTGTGAGATATTAGTTTCTATTGATCCTTATGGGAATATGATGTATTGATTAGctattgattattattttttactaaTATGTATCAGTCAGTCTGAAATAAAGTTGAACTGAAATTGAATGTGAGTGTCTGTTTGCATGAAACCTGCAGATTCCAGATGATTATCATcagcagagacaagaggacacaCTTCTCACCTTCACTGtgctgacctcctcctccttctcctcctccccctccccaggCCGGCAGCTGGTGCAGGGGGGGAGGTGAGCTGTAGGGGTGAGGGACGGGGTACTGGTAGGGGAAAGCTGGGGGCCACTGGGGACCTGAAGCCGGAGCCGGCGGGTCACAGTCCGACCCTCCTCCTCGACTGGAGGCTTCTTCATGATCCAGCAGAGACATCACGCCCAGatctgacagacagaaggaaTCACATGGTTACTGCTGGTCTGAGGGATCAGGATCCAGATCCAAGTTAGACCTCCACCAAAAATCTGCTTCAGTTTCCTGCCAACAATGTCTGCAGGATCACAGAcatttgagcttcactgtgttggtgtgtttgcacactGAAGACGATCGTACGAGCCGCAACGAAGACAAACTTTCCAAATCCactaaaatcatttcattttaaatgaaccaCGATGACTAAAACGCAATATTATCAGAGAAAAGTTGGTACTTTTTGAAGGATTCTCTGCAGCTGGTTTCTCGTTTGGCTTTTTTGCCTCCATCTTGTGGCAGCAAGCAGTACTGCAGCGGCAGAGTTCAGATTCTGTCCCGGGTTGAATAAACGGCTGATTATCAGTGTTGTTGTGCCTGAACGTCAGCGGCCGGCCTCACCTCCACAGAGGTCTCCAAACACGTAGTAGCACTGCTCCGAGAAGGTCACCTTGTTGACGGTGTGTCGGATGTAACCGGCCTTCAGCAGGTTTCCAGCATACTTGCGAGCTTCACGGCGATCGGTGAAACCTTCCACATTACGATGGAGCCAGTCCACCACATCTGAACCTGGACAGACCGGAGACAAACTGAGATTAGAGGCTGATCCTTGTAGAACTTGGAAACGTTACGAATCCCTCTTGTTGTTCTCAGGTGGCTTGGTGGTGAACCAGGCTTCAAACCAGGCTTCACCGGTGACAGAACAGTGGGTACGTCCTCCCTTCACCTGCACCGTCTGGCTTCAGGTGTAAAGGACGTACAGGTAACCACTCAGAGAACCCAGACTGAGATGTGAGCTGGCTGTCTTACCGATGAAGGCATTGGGGATGGTGATCTTCAACCACATCCGGTCCCGAACCTCCAGGCCGGACTCCGAATTGGCCATCGCCTTGACAACAGCTGTCATGTCGCTGTGGATGCTGAGATGGTTTTCTTCGTGCATACCTGAAAAACCTGGTATTACTGTTGGGGTTTTGGCCAGACGGTGACGGTTGAATGCTGCAATGGCTGATGGGAGTCTTACCGTAGTGTGGGAGGAGCCTGCCTGTCATGGCGGCGGTGTGTGACACCCAGGCAGCAGGGTCAATCGGACGGACTGGCTCGCCTTCAGAATGtgaggaaagatggaggaggccAGAGAACAAGGCAAACACAGTGTGTTAGTCAGGTTTAGTCAAACTAAAGCAAACAGAATGTTTGACATCAGGaaaccctgcagacacacagcatcagATTATTCTAGAATAGGTTACATTGATCATCTAACCCCATCTGTCCACATCACCTGCATGCACAGGTGTGTCTGCGTGCCTGAGAGTGTCAGAAAGTCTGAATCAAAGCGTCAAGACGAAATTAAGgaattcttcctcttcttcttcatgaaGATAACGTTTGATTCACTGTGAGACTTTTTAGCTTCATTAGCTGTTAGTTTCTGATACAAACTGTCGTCCAGAAACAGTCTCAGGATTAAAGTTAGAATTAGGACAAAGGTCAGTGAGGGCCGGGATTATGTTAATGAGTGTCCTCAGAAGTAAAAAGACTCGTGTTGACTCACTCCTCGGCAGTGTGAAGCAGCCTCGTGGGTTTGGATCCCAACACTTTGCCACCGTTAACGTCACGGGACtaaagacagatggacagatggacagacagatgggtgGACGGACGGGTACAtaaacagacagcagtgttAGTAGTATCACATGTGGCCATGTGTCTTCAGTCAACTCAGTTTTCATGTACAGGGGACTGACAATCAGGACTTTTAAGTCTTGAGCATCTCGGACCAACTAGCAGCAGTATTTGCAGGAGAAGCTGTCAACCATCTCATTCAGACCAGGTGAAGCATGACCTCGCAGCCGTCGTCGGAGAAAGTGCAGCTTGCTTATTTACACAATGTTTGCGAGTGAGCGAGCTACATGCTAGCTCGTGGGCGTTGACACGGCGCTGAGGCTACGCAATAAACCCCTCGACACCGCCTGACATCATCCGCCGCTCTCCGTCAGGCTGTTCTCAGACACAGGAGCGCTAAATGCATCcatatgctaacatgctaacaatgctaataACTAAGATTTAGCAGGTTTAATGTTTATAGTTCATCCTGAGTCTGAACCAAAGTTCGTCAGTCTGTGGTGGACAGACCACCCGTCCTTTGTCTGAACGACCTCACAAGCATCACTCCAACAGTACTTCAGAGGTACAAGCCACAGAGGCACTAGTAGCAGTACTAATCATAGCGTTAGAAGTAATAGTATCATTAGTATCAGATGTCTCACCCAGGTTTGTGAACGATCTCTCTCAGGACTCGAACCGCATCGTCGTTACTCATGCTCTCAAAGTTGATATCGTTGACCTGACAGACGCAGAAAATACCACTGTTAGCATTATTACCACTACCAGATACTGCTGTTAGCATCATTACCGCTACCAGATAATGCTGTTAGCATTATTACCGCTACCAGATACTGTTGTTAGCATCATTACCGCTACCAGATACTGCTGTTAGCATCATTACCGCTACCAGATACTGCTGTTAGCTTCATTACCGCTACCAGATACTGTTGTTAGCATCATTACCGCTACCAGATACTGCTGTTAGCATTATTACCGCTACCAGACACTGTTGTTAGCATCATTACCGCTACCAGATACTGCTGTTAGCATCATTACCGCTACCAGATACTGTTGTTAGCATTATTACCACTACCAGATACTGCTGTTAGCATTATTACCGCTACCAGATACTGTTGTTAGCATCATTACCGCTACCAGATACTGCTGTTAGCATCATTACCGCTACCAGATACTGCTGTTAGCATCATTACCGCTACCAGATACTGCTGTTAGCATCATTACCGCTACCAGATACTGCTGTTAGCATTATTACCGCTACCAGATACTGCTGTAGAAGTGATCCCAAAGTGCAGAGACTGTTTAATTTGAATGTGTGTAAGTTTGTGAAGTTTCTCTCAGACGCctggagaagaaaacaagatggTGGATTCAGCTCATACTTTAGAAGTATTCAGTAAATGTCAGTGAATTTGTCATAGACAACGAAGGTCTGAAGATTTCATTGTAAGAGGACACAAGAATTAAGACCAAATCATTCACTTAGGTCATGCACATAGTACCATTAACAGCTGTATTAGTAGTACCTGCAGAAGCGTGTCTCAGACAGTAGTATCGGTACTGTAGCACCTGCAGTAACGTGTCTCAGATAGTAGTATTGGTACTGTAGTACCTGCAGTAATGTGTCTCAGACAGTAGTATCGGTACTGTAGTACCTGCAGTAACATGTCCCCGGGTTCGATGCGTCCGTCTGCTGCCACCGCCCCTCCCTTCATGATGGAGCCGATGTAAATCCCTCCGTCTCCCCTGTCGTTACTCTGACCAACAATACTGATACCCAGGAAGTTATACCTCTCTGACAGgcggacggatggacggacggacggacagacagacggacggacagtGTTAAGGTGAGCTTTGCAGGTGAAGTCAGGTGAGCACACAGGTATCATGACTcaggtgtgaacacacacacacacacacacacacacacacacacacacacacacatacacatgctgtTGGAACAGGTGCTGAGTCATCATTTCTACATCTCAGACAAACAttcatcaaacagaaaaaaggcttCATGGAACATTCATCTGATAGGTGCTGTGTGTTTCCATGGTTACAGGACAAACTAACAGCTGACTCATCCTGACTAAAACTTGTAGTGAAGTACTTTCACATTGTTGTATTAGTACTAGTAAGTAAATAATCGGAGTACTTGTTCCACTGCTGGTACTCACCCATGTTCAGAGTGACAGTGATGACGTTGAGCGACATGGTGGAGTCAGTGACACTGCTGaaagacacagactgacagggacagagagacagagggacagacaaacaggcagagcagagagggataTGTAGGACAGATCAGTgacacaggaggacagacagagggacagacagacaggtagatagagacatacagacagacagacagacaggtcagagaagGAGATGAGGGACAGATCAGTGACAGAGGACAGGTAGAGgacttcatcatcactgacagaaCAGACAGCCGTCCTCACAGACTGAACTGTGGCACAGCAGTGTCCTCAGTTGGGACCGTGAACCTCACGTTTCATACCAAGCCTGAGAGTCAGCGCAGAGGGCTGAGAGGAACTTCCTCCCAGGGACcatcagaataaaagcacaggctgtgtgtgtgtgtgtgtgtgtgtgtgtgtctgtgtgtctgtgtgtatgtgtgtgtgtgtatgtgtgtgtgtgtgtgtgtgtgtgtgtgtgtgtgtgtgtgtgtgtaccctcTCCATTCGCTGTGTTTTGGGTTTTCGGTGGCGGCGGCGTTGTCGCCTGACAAGTCGCGGTGATgaactgctctgctctgttgaTTGGCTGAACCTGGTGTATGacatcacagagggagacacaccTGGTTCAGTTTGACACGTTTTTCTGTTTCAATGTAAAAACATAAACGAGAgtcaaaaagcaaaatgaatgatgatctaaaaataaacaacgcggatgaaaagctgaaaaaaatatttagtccTGGAATCAAACAAAACGCTGAATCATCAATTTAAACATCGAACACTGAGCGGTTTAAACTAAACTGttagaaacagctgatcgacTCTGAAACCACCAGGCTGGaaccaaccaatcacagcacgaggacagacagacaaacaaacaaacctttgAAAACAGAATCAAACAACATCTGCGAAAAACACCGAAACGAATAAAGTCCAGAATCTAGACGAGTCCAGGGACGAGCCACAAAACCAGAAACCCTGAACGGAGATGATCCGgtctcagagacagagacacattatttctgctctcagatcagccGGGACTCTTTTATCTGATGGACAATACACGCTGCGCTGTCAGTCAcgtgacctgcagcagccagtcagaGCTAAGGAGGAGGCCTGAGTCTGAACAGGTTTactggagcagaagaagaggacctgagggcaggtgagtgtgtgtcatcAAACCGACCAATCGCAGTGAGCGTGATGTCAGTTTGTGCTTGAAGGAGCAGTTCAGCCTTCATGCAgcagtttcatctctgtgctaattagcttagcttagcacaaaggcagGCAGCACGAGGTACTTTGACTTCATCTGAGTATTTTCAGTACTTTCAAACCAGAAGATGAGCTGAAGAATTCTGCTGACgctaataaaaacaataaaaatgaacGGAATCGTTAGTAATGATGAAGAATTCAGAATCCTGACCGAACGTGTTATTGATCGCACCGACCTTCCTCCTGAGTCTTcctcagaggagcagaaacTGGTCGTCTCTAATTGGCTGCTCTGCTGGGTTGACGAGCTGTCGCCTCCACCTGCTGGCTCCGCCCCACTCTGCTCGGGTGGTTGGGGGGTGTGGCCATTCAGATGGCCAGCTGTAGAgagagcagccaatcagaagagCTGACAGCAGGATGATTGACAGGACAGAAACCAATCACAGAGGATCAGACGATGATGAAAAAATGTAACTGTGGCTGGAATCAATAATTCAGTTTctgattgattttaagattcGTTCACGCACAAAAGACGAACACTGAACAGACAATCACCCGTGACAATCACCCGTGACGATCACCTGTGACGATCACCCGTGACGATCACCTGTGACGATCACCTGTGACGATCACCAGCATCACCCGTGACGATCACCTGTGACGATCACCAGCATCACCTGTGACGATCACCTGTGACGATCACCAGCATCACCTGTGACGATCACCTGTGACGATCACCAGCATCACCTGTGACGATCACCAGCATCACCTGTGACGATCACCTGTGACGATCACCTGTGACGATCACCCGTGACGATCACCTGTGACGATCACCAGCATCACCCGTGACGATCACCTGTGACGATCACCAGCATCACCTGTGACGATCACCTGTGACGATCACCAGCATCACCTGTGACGATCACCAGCATCACCTGTGACGATCACCTGTGACGATCACCAGCATCACCTGTGACGATCACCTGTGACGATCACCAGCATCACCTGTGACGATCACCAGCATCACCTGTGACGATCACCTGTGACGATCACCAGCATCACCTGTGATGATCACCAGCATCACCTGTGACGATCACCTGTGACGATCACCTGCATCACCTGTGACGATCACCTGTGACGATCACCTGTGACGATCACCTGTGACAATCACCTGTGACGGTCACCTGAGACGATCACCAGCATCACCTGTGACGATCACCTGTGACGATCACCTGTGACGATCACCTGTGACAATCACCTGTGACGGTCACCTGAGACGATCACCAGCATCACCTGTGACGATCACCTGTGACGATCACCTGTGATGATCACCTGCATCACCTGTGACGATCACGTGTGACAATCACCTGTGAAGATCACCTGTGATGATCACCTGTGACGGTAACCTGTGACGGTCACCTGAGACGATCACCTGTGACAATCACCTGTGACTGTCACCTGCATCACCTGTGACGATCACCTGTGACGATCACGTGTGACAATCACCTGTGAAGATCACCTGTGACGATCACCTGTGACAATCACCTGTGACGGTCACCTGAGACGATCACCAGCATCACCTGTGACGATCACCTGTGACGATCACGTGTGACAATCACCTGTGACGGTAACCTGTGACGATCACCTGTGACGATCACCTGCATCACCTGTGACGATCACCTGTGACAATCACGTGTGACTATCACCTGTGAAGATCACCTGTGACAATCACCTGTGACGGTAACCTGTGACTGTCACCTGCATCACCTGTGACGATCACCTGTGACGATCACGTGTGACAATCACCTGTGACAATCACCTGTGACGGTCACCTGCATCACCTGTGACGGTCACCTGTGACTATCCCCTGCATCACCTGTGACGATCACCTGTGACGGTAACCTGTGACTGTCACCTGCATCACCTGTGACGATCACCTGTGACGATCACGTGTGACAATCACCTGTGACAATCACCTGTGACAATCACCTGTGACGGTCACCTGCATCACCTGTGACGGTCACCTGTGACTATCCCCTGCATCACCTGTGACAATCACCTGTGCTGGTTATTCTTACCTGGATCATTCTCAgggttgacctctgacccctgcagCTCGTCCTGAccactcacagcagcagcactgacacacagacagacaggaagcagacagacagtgttcaGATCAGCTCTTTGACAGCATCAGTGATTCAGGTGAGACACGTGAGACAGGTACTCACTGGAAGGAGGGAGGTCTGGAGTCTCCAATGCCACCTGTCCTCTCTACGGGGGGCGGGGCCAGGTCGGTGGGAGTGGCTAAAGTCAGAACGTCTGCACCCCTGAAGTCTGACTGACAGGCGTCTGAAGACACCAGCTGGAGAGAGACGAAGACGTCAGTTCAACACctggacaagtgtgtgtgtgagtctgtgtgtgtgtgcgtgagtctgtgtgtgtgtgtgtgtgagtctgtgtgtgtgtgtgtgtgtgtctgacccaGCAGACGACTCGTCCGTTCACAAAGGGCAGCctggcatcatcatcactgatcTCCTCTTTGACAACCCTGTGAacacacatcatcatcctcatcaccttcatcttcatcatcgcCCTCCTCCTCGTTTTTAAGATTCTTCAGGATATTTTTACATCCAGATGAAACTCactgttttaaaaacacacacacacacacacacacacacacacacacacacagcacttgtCAGTTTGTCTCCATGTGATTTATAAGTAAAGTTGGAGCTGTTTGTGACCGTCTGATGTCATCTGACCAGCTGATTAAAGATGTCATTGTGTTTCCAGGCggaacacatttcattcaggtCATTTATCTTCTGTGTCATCCGTCGTCTGATTGGTCGATCGGTGTAAGAAAAaggttgaaaatgaaagaaaaaagcttcGAGGTTTCAGAGGAAGGTTcactttagcttagcttagcacaaagactggaagcagggggaaactgctagccaACGTTTACAGGGATGCCAGtctgcacactgaaacacatcacACCAGGACCTGGACCGGGaccaggagcaggagcaggaccTTACAGTGAGATGAGTGAGTTTGTCAGACCCTCTCTGAGCTGATCCGCTCGCTTGACAAATCTCTTCCTGATCTGATCCCAGATTACACATCAGATcatcaggtcacatgaccacgATCACGTCTGCTTCACCCCCACAGCTCCATCataacacacgcacgcatgcacgcacacgcacacgcacacacacacacacgaaccgTTTGAATCAGAATCTCTGACTTCTTGTTGAAATaataatcattcattttattgatcatcTCGACTTGAATCACACTTGTATCGATAATCATAATATTGGTGACGTAACGTTTTATCATCTGCTGAGCATCTCATCGATCACGTGACTCACCCGAAGTCGTCGTCCACGGACTTGAAGAAGAATTTGACGTTCGGTTTGTTCACGACCTGTTTGAAGTCCGCCAGGGTGACGCGCTGCGCGGGCACGTTGATCCGAATCAGGTAGGGGGTTTCCTGGTCCTCCAGGTGGTAGATGACCCGGGTCTCCTCCGCCATGCTGTCCCCCATGGAGCGGCCCGGCACGGCCCGGGACACCGCACTGGCCCCGAGGCGagacacggggggggggggggggggggggggatgctgatgctgatgctgtctgtccgtccacctgtctgtccacctatctgtctgtctgtccaccagtctgtccgtctgtccgcctgtctctCCGCAGGTCTCCGCTCTGTTCTGGTCCAGATGTGTcggtccagctgctgcaggtctttGATGCTCTCAGTCTCCTCCGGAAGCAGCGGCGTCGTCAAGTGCAAATAGTGACATACACAACTTCCGCTTGGGCCCTTCAAAGCAAAAACCTCCAGCTTTCTTCTTGCCCCCCTTCTGAGCCTCATGATGGGGCTTTGAGTGTAAAGtttgtcctctgctgtgtcatTTTGGTCCAGTTTGTCTTTTCTTAACTGACATTTGAAGATGCTGTCtcaggtgaaggacaggtgtCCTAAAAACAgaccacactttttttttttttttttaacctggaACAGTATGAATACTAACGTTCATCCAGAAGACTTGTTTCATTAGACTCTCCTTTTATCTTAACTCACAGTAAAGTTTGAATGTACTCTGTTCTTCGGCGGTTTCCTGTAGCATTCAGCTCTTTGTTGGGATGACTGCACCTCGTCAGTGTCATTCTcccgcttttat encodes:
- the dvl3b gene encoding segment polarity protein dishevelled homolog DVL-3 isoform X2 → MGDSMAEETRVIYHLEDQETPYLIRINVPAQRVTLADFKQVVNKPNVKFFFKSVDDDFGVVKEEISDDDARLPFVNGRVVCWLVSSDACQSDFRGADVLTLATPTDLAPPPVERTGGIGDSRPPSFHAAAVSGQDELQGSEVNPENDPAGHLNGHTPQPPEQSGAEPAGGGDSSSTQQSSQLETTSFCSSEEDSGGRFSQSTEQSSSSPRLVRRQRRRHRKPKTQRMERSVSFSSVTDSTMSLNVITVTLNMERYNFLGISIVGQSNDRGDGGIYIGSIMKGGAVAADGRIEPGDMLLQVNDINFESMSNDDAVRVLREIVHKPGPVTLTVAKCWDPNPRGCFTLPRSEPVRPIDPAAWVSHTAAMTGRLLPHYGMHEENHLSIHSDMTAVVKAMANSESGLEVRDRMWLKITIPNAFIGSDVVDWLHRNVEGFTDRREARKYAGNLLKAGYIRHTVNKVTFSEQCYYVFGDLCGDLGVMSLLDHEEASSRGGGSDCDPPAPASGPQWPPAFPYQYPVPHPYSSPPPLHQLPAWGGGGGEGGGGQHSEGSSGSNCSDGQKEGGGGSQSDSSKQEVSALPDKQLVAESPADDGTRRPPTFFSGLQDSKDPLPAPSPPRGQHHDLSASRQSFCLAMGNPSDFFVDVM
- the dvl3b gene encoding segment polarity protein dishevelled homolog DVL-3 isoform X1, producing the protein MGDSMAEETRVIYHLEDQETPYLIRINVPAQRVTLADFKQVVNKPNVKFFFKSVDDDFGVVKEEISDDDARLPFVNGRVVCWLVSSDACQSDFRGADVLTLATPTDLAPPPVERTGGIGDSRPPSFHAAAVSGQDELQGSEVNPENDPAGHLNGHTPQPPEQSGAEPAGGGDSSSTQQSSQLETTSFCSSEEDSGGRFSQSTEQSSSSPRLVRRQRRRHRKPKTQRMERSVSFSSVTDSTMSLNVITVTLNMERYNFLGISIVGQSNDRGDGGIYIGSIMKGGAVAADGRIEPGDMLLQASERNFTNLHTFKLNSLCTLGSLLQQYLVAVNDINFESMSNDDAVRVLREIVHKPGPVTLTVAKCWDPNPRGCFTLPRSEPVRPIDPAAWVSHTAAMTGRLLPHYGMHEENHLSIHSDMTAVVKAMANSESGLEVRDRMWLKITIPNAFIGSDVVDWLHRNVEGFTDRREARKYAGNLLKAGYIRHTVNKVTFSEQCYYVFGDLCGDLGVMSLLDHEEASSRGGGSDCDPPAPASGPQWPPAFPYQYPVPHPYSSPPPLHQLPAWGGGGGEGGGGQHSEGSSGSNCSDGQKEGGGGSQSDSSKQEVSALPDKQLVAESPADDGTRRPPTFFSGLQDSKDPLPAPSPPRGQHHDLSASRQSFCLAMGNPSDFFVDVM